AGACTTTTAAATGAACGCCATTCACTCATGTTATAAGATACAATAACAAGTATCGCTGCCAGCGTTGCCATCGGAATAAGTTTTGCAAGGCTTCCGAAAAAGAGCATTATTAAAAGCAGTGTTATTGCATGTATGATTCCGGCAACGGGAGTTCTTCCCCCATTCTTTATATTCGTAGCAGTTCTGGCAATCGCACCGGTTGCCGGGATTCCGCCGAAAAGAGGAGAAACGATATTCGCAAGACCCTGTGCAATCAGTTCCATATTGCTTCGGTGCTTACCGCCAATCATACCGTCGGCAACAACTGCCGAAAGGAGTGATTCTATTGCTGCAAGCAGAGCAATTGTTGTTGCCGGTGCAATTAAATCTTTTACGACTGCTAGATTAATTTCGTAAAAATGCGGTTCGGGAATATTAGAGGGTATTTCGCCGAAACGGCTTCCGATCGTTTCCACCGGTATATTAAAAAGGTGGACAAGCAAAGTTGAAACAATTATTGCTATCAATGAGCCTGGAATGCGGTGTGTTATTCTCGGCCAGAAAATCATTATTAGAAGCGATATTGCCGCGATGCCGAAAGCATAATAATTCAATGATGAAAGACTCTCTCCGTATATTATCCACTTCTCATGGAATTCCGACGGAACAGATTTAATTGCAAATCCGAACAGGTCTTTTATCTGGGTTGAAAATATGAGCAGAGCGATTCCTGATGTGAATCCGACAACAACAGGATAAGGAATAAATTTAATAATAGAACCGAAACGCGCGAAACCCATTATTACCAGGATTACCCCGGCCATAATAGTCGCTATCATCAAACCGGTCATTCCGTACTGCTGAATAATTCCGTAAACAATTACTATAAAAGCACCGGTTGGGCCGCCTATCTGCACCCGGCTTCCGCCGAAAGCCGATATAATAAATCCCGCTATTATAGCGGTAATAATCCCCTTCTCCGGAGTAACACCGCTCGCAATTCCGAATGCGATTGCCAGCGGTAATGCTACAATTCCCACTATTACGCCGGCTGTAAGATCCGGAAGAAATTGTTTCCGGTCATAATTCTTTAATGTTGTAAACAGTTTCGGCTTTAACATAAGCAAATGTTTTTTAGGATGTAAAATTACCTGATAATCGGATAAAATGCGTGAGAAAATCTTGAATTAGATAACTTTACCTGAAGTTCATTCTGATAATTATCAACACAGAATTTTTACTCATTCTTTCTGATATTGAGAATCAGAATCCGGGTTAGTACTTTTTCATCTAATTAGTATAAAAAAAATCAGGATGGAAATGAAAGAGAACAAAAATCACTGGTACGACGGAATATTTTACG
This Melioribacteraceae bacterium DNA region includes the following protein-coding sequences:
- the sulP gene encoding sulfate permease; its protein translation is MLKPKLFTTLKNYDRKQFLPDLTAGVIVGIVALPLAIAFGIASGVTPEKGIITAIIAGFIISAFGGSRVQIGGPTGAFIVIVYGIIQQYGMTGLMIATIMAGVILVIMGFARFGSIIKFIPYPVVVGFTSGIALLIFSTQIKDLFGFAIKSVPSEFHEKWIIYGESLSSLNYYAFGIAAISLLIMIFWPRITHRIPGSLIAIIVSTLLVHLFNIPVETIGSRFGEIPSNIPEPHFYEINLAVVKDLIAPATTIALLAAIESLLSAVVADGMIGGKHRSNMELIAQGLANIVSPLFGGIPATGAIARTATNIKNGGRTPVAGIIHAITLLLIMLFFGSLAKLIPMATLAAILVIVSYNMSEWRSFKSLLKSPRSDVVVLITTFLLTVIFDLTIAIQIGMILAVILFMRRMAMVTNVGVITRELADEEESYDPNAINNREVPESVEVFEVNGPFFFGAASTFKDAMHVIEEPPRVRIIRMRNVPAIDATGLHTLEEFYKDSRKQGTAIVLSGVHTQPLYAMTQAGLLDLFGEENVFGNIDDALDRAREILGLPGKGRPADFVPSVKRENNPT